From a single Pseudalkalibacillus hwajinpoensis genomic region:
- a CDS encoding PIG-L family deacetylase, with protein MKNLGKILLSLVLILSAFGTSSTLSFAEDSSTQDSNLALWETVVPLTTTASFMNTGAHPDDERSHFLAYLSRGQGVDTSFLLATRGQGGQNEIGSELGDGLGIIRTNELQASSKVLGIETFFLNEDFEDSIKDFGFSKTPEETLNKWGETETYERLIHYIRTFKPDIIMPSFRNVDTQHGHHRAMTLLTQKAFEDAADSSVFPEQLEDGLTTWQVKKLYLPAETEEQTTTSIQIGIYDEHYEMTYPQLGEKARYLHESQGMGRDVGDGPETVDLQLVKSTVGDIPAHEDSIYENIPYDFADYADTLSKGSNKYKQKLIHLQKDLEKVKSAYPNHQEVLSHAEKAYKQLQKLTKQMDKDNKLSDDLRNTLKHKLQVKEEQLSNTMFTAAQLEIDVDVSDAQLTPDDTTNVSVSISNNGTTEIEDLSATLSIPEEWSVKGLHFSSSLAPGDQQTFDYNVTAASRNYYDAYTPNAIKANISFKTKGQTVTKTFTPEERVALLPEVSVKPAPENLVINTKDIEEKVTMDVNVEKFAEGALETDVALQLPEGWASKPESQSVSFTSDEQLKTISFTLTPPQNVEEGEFQIVPQAQIGNETISKNVQIIQYDHIGTNYYVSDAAVNGVAFPLEYPEDLKIGYVDSGFDKVADQLSNVGMDITQLTEQDLAQEDLSQYDTIVTGIRAYLSREDLLQHNERLLEYVNNGGHLVVQYNKPWDNWDPNTTAPYELEIGQPSIKWRVTDEDAPINVLKPEATIFNYPNKIKQSDWDGWVQERGLYFPMNWSDEFETYVSFADPGEDAFEGGILKANYGEGTYIYTNLVWYRQIQNQVPGGYRIFTNLVSYPYHEE; from the coding sequence TTGAAGAACCTGGGGAAGATTTTATTGTCGTTGGTTTTGATCCTATCTGCCTTTGGTACAAGCTCCACCCTTAGTTTTGCAGAAGATTCATCTACACAGGATTCAAATTTAGCATTATGGGAAACTGTTGTACCATTAACAACGACAGCAAGTTTTATGAATACGGGGGCCCACCCTGATGATGAACGAAGTCATTTCCTTGCTTATTTATCTAGAGGACAAGGCGTAGATACGTCCTTTCTTCTTGCTACTCGTGGTCAGGGAGGTCAAAATGAAATCGGCAGCGAGCTTGGCGATGGACTAGGTATCATTCGAACAAATGAATTGCAAGCTTCCTCCAAAGTACTTGGAATCGAAACCTTTTTCTTAAACGAAGACTTTGAAGACAGCATCAAAGACTTTGGCTTCTCCAAAACCCCTGAAGAAACACTGAATAAGTGGGGAGAAACAGAAACCTACGAACGACTCATTCACTACATCCGGACATTTAAACCAGACATCATCATGCCCTCATTCCGTAACGTCGACACTCAGCATGGTCACCACCGCGCCATGACGTTACTTACCCAAAAAGCATTTGAAGACGCAGCCGACTCTTCTGTTTTCCCTGAACAACTCGAAGATGGCTTAACCACATGGCAAGTGAAGAAACTCTACCTCCCTGCTGAAACAGAAGAACAAACCACGACTTCAATCCAAATCGGAATCTATGACGAACATTATGAAATGACTTACCCACAACTTGGCGAAAAAGCCCGTTACTTACATGAATCTCAAGGAATGGGAAGAGATGTAGGAGACGGCCCAGAAACCGTCGATCTTCAACTAGTCAAATCAACGGTTGGCGATATTCCTGCACATGAAGATAGCATCTATGAAAACATTCCCTACGATTTCGCGGATTACGCTGACACCCTTTCAAAAGGCAGCAATAAGTATAAACAGAAACTCATCCATCTTCAAAAGGATCTTGAAAAGGTGAAAAGCGCTTATCCTAATCACCAGGAAGTGCTGTCTCATGCTGAAAAAGCTTACAAACAGCTTCAAAAACTCACAAAACAAATGGATAAGGACAATAAGCTTTCTGATGATTTACGAAATACACTAAAGCATAAGCTTCAGGTAAAAGAAGAACAGCTTTCAAACACAATGTTTACAGCTGCACAACTGGAGATAGATGTTGACGTATCCGATGCGCAATTAACTCCAGATGACACAACAAATGTAAGCGTTTCTATTTCAAATAATGGAACTACTGAAATCGAGGATCTGTCAGCTACGCTTTCCATTCCTGAAGAATGGTCCGTAAAAGGACTACACTTTTCTTCATCTTTAGCACCAGGTGATCAACAAACGTTTGATTACAACGTGACAGCTGCTTCAAGAAACTATTATGACGCCTACACACCAAACGCGATTAAAGCAAATATAAGTTTTAAAACAAAAGGCCAAACCGTTACAAAAACGTTCACACCAGAAGAACGAGTTGCACTACTTCCAGAGGTGTCAGTCAAACCAGCCCCTGAAAACTTAGTGATTAACACAAAAGACATTGAAGAGAAAGTAACGATGGATGTGAACGTCGAAAAGTTTGCGGAAGGTGCTCTAGAAACAGACGTAGCACTTCAATTACCAGAAGGCTGGGCATCTAAGCCAGAATCGCAGTCAGTCTCTTTTACATCAGATGAACAGTTGAAAACCATCTCGTTTACACTGACTCCTCCACAGAATGTGGAAGAAGGCGAATTTCAGATCGTACCACAAGCTCAGATCGGAAACGAAACAATCAGCAAAAATGTTCAAATCATCCAATATGATCATATTGGAACAAACTATTATGTATCTGATGCTGCTGTTAACGGTGTCGCTTTTCCACTGGAATACCCTGAGGATCTTAAAATTGGTTATGTCGATAGCGGATTTGATAAGGTTGCAGACCAATTATCAAACGTCGGAATGGATATTACCCAATTAACCGAACAAGACTTAGCTCAAGAAGATCTCTCTCAATACGATACGATCGTAACTGGGATCAGAGCGTATCTCTCAAGAGAAGATTTGCTGCAGCATAATGAGCGTTTATTGGAATACGTCAACAATGGCGGTCACCTTGTTGTGCAATACAACAAGCCATGGGATAACTGGGATCCAAACACAACCGCACCATATGAACTCGAAATCGGACAGCCTTCCATCAAGTGGCGCGTCACCGATGAAGACGCTCCAATCAACGTGTTAAAACCAGAGGCTACGATCTTTAATTATCCGAACAAAATTAAGCAATCTGACTGGGATGGCTGGGTACAAGAAAGAGGACTTTACTTCCCAATGAACTGGTCTGATGAATTTGAAACATACGTAAGCTTCGCTGATCCAGGTGAAGATGCATTCGAAGGTGGTATTTTGAAGGCAAACTATGGAGAAGGAACGTACATCTATACGAACTTAGTTTGGTACCGCCAGATTCAAAATCAGGTGCCTGGTGGGTATCGGATCTTTACTAATTTGGTTAGTTATCCTTATCATGAGGAGTGA
- a CDS encoding ROK family transcriptional regulator, with translation MQKGDAAYIKNINKQIVLKCIRDFEPISRSQISKRIQISKPSVSLIVEQLLLEGWVEEKGPGESTISGGRKPVHLVFNPKAAYVIGVDIGGTKVASGVTCLNGEVHAYREFATSDYLHKDLFKRLQKDVSSMLNDLQLSNREILGMGIGVPGVTNVEHGIVLDAPSLRWKRYPVRKIASEYFPFPIYVENDVNTSVLGEQWLGAGKSLQNIIFIAVGTGIGSGMIINGKLFRGSNYSAGEMGYLVTDYHSAKSYHPTYEGYGFLESVASGSSIGNKFSAIRNESLTAKEAFISWKKGDEDASKIIEKAVEHLGFGIANYVSLFDPDLVIIGGGVSESFEDYKHSLIEIVEHFTPQSCKIVPSTFGKEAGIVGAAALFLEEHDSIIRL, from the coding sequence ATGCAAAAGGGCGATGCCGCATATATCAAAAATATAAATAAGCAAATTGTCTTGAAATGTATTCGAGATTTTGAACCGATTTCTCGCTCGCAAATCTCGAAAAGGATTCAAATTAGTAAACCATCTGTTTCACTTATAGTAGAACAATTGTTACTAGAAGGTTGGGTAGAGGAGAAAGGGCCAGGGGAGTCGACGATTAGTGGTGGTCGAAAGCCTGTTCATCTAGTTTTTAATCCGAAAGCAGCTTATGTGATCGGAGTAGATATCGGTGGAACAAAAGTAGCTTCAGGAGTTACTTGTTTAAACGGGGAGGTTCACGCCTATCGGGAATTTGCAACAAGCGATTATCTTCATAAAGACTTATTTAAGCGTTTACAAAAAGACGTGTCGAGTATGCTTAATGATCTACAGTTAAGTAATAGGGAGATCCTTGGTATGGGGATTGGTGTTCCTGGTGTAACGAATGTGGAACATGGCATTGTATTAGATGCCCCCAGTTTAAGGTGGAAGCGGTACCCAGTACGGAAAATAGCTAGTGAATACTTTCCTTTTCCGATCTATGTAGAAAATGATGTGAATACGAGCGTTCTAGGTGAGCAGTGGCTTGGTGCTGGCAAGTCGCTTCAAAATATTATTTTTATCGCTGTAGGAACCGGAATTGGAAGCGGGATGATTATCAATGGGAAGCTGTTTCGAGGCAGTAATTACAGTGCGGGCGAAATGGGGTATTTGGTAACAGATTATCACAGTGCAAAAAGCTATCATCCGACTTATGAAGGCTATGGATTTCTTGAAAGTGTAGCAAGTGGTTCATCGATCGGGAATAAGTTCTCTGCAATAAGGAACGAATCGTTAACAGCAAAAGAAGCCTTTATCAGTTGGAAAAAAGGGGATGAGGATGCTAGTAAAATTATTGAGAAAGCCGTGGAACATTTAGGGTTTGGGATCGCAAATTATGTGTCTTTATTCGATCCAGATCTCGTCATTATAGGAGGTGGTGTAAGCGAGTCGTTTGAGGACTATAAGCATTCGTTAATTGAAATTGTAGAGCATTTCACACCTCAGAGCTGCAAGATTGTGCCGTCAACGTTTGGAAAGGAAGCAGGAATAGTCGGGGCAGCAGCGCTATTCCTTGAGGAACATGATTCTATTATTCGATTATAA
- a CDS encoding extracellular solute-binding protein, whose amino-acid sequence MKGNSRWMMLLAAMLVFGMILTGCMAGNEEASGDGNSESDSEGDLEDKVVVYSPHGKDILSEFEKQFEAEYDVDMEFLDLGSQEILDRVRSEKNNTQADIWWGAPQVMFDEAKTDELLQKYEPSYADSLADMYHDEEWYWTGTSQTPEVILYNNKEISEEEAPKDWDDLTDPKWKDELIIRYPLASGTMRTIYSAMIYRDFKESESPDAGYEWLQKLDENTKEYAANPEIMYNQVAKGVGNLSVWNMPDTVMLAEEKGYPFSYVIPESGTPVLTEGIAIVEGAPHPEAAKAFYEFVNSEEAAKLLAEKYYRIPTRDDISDLPKWIEETEINAMEIDWEVFQEKSDEWMEYWDNNIKNSEKQKEE is encoded by the coding sequence ATGAAAGGCAATTCTCGGTGGATGATGTTGTTGGCAGCCATGCTAGTGTTTGGCATGATCCTAACTGGCTGTATGGCAGGTAATGAAGAAGCAAGTGGCGATGGAAATTCTGAGTCTGATAGTGAAGGGGATTTAGAAGATAAGGTTGTCGTGTATTCTCCGCACGGAAAAGATATTTTAAGTGAATTCGAGAAACAATTTGAAGCTGAATATGATGTGGATATGGAGTTTTTAGATCTTGGTTCTCAAGAGATACTGGACAGAGTACGCTCTGAAAAAAACAACACCCAGGCGGATATTTGGTGGGGAGCTCCTCAAGTAATGTTTGATGAAGCAAAAACCGATGAGCTTTTGCAGAAATACGAGCCAAGCTATGCTGATTCTTTAGCTGATATGTACCATGATGAAGAATGGTACTGGACTGGTACTTCTCAAACCCCGGAAGTTATTTTGTATAACAACAAAGAGATTTCAGAAGAAGAGGCTCCTAAGGACTGGGATGATCTTACGGACCCAAAATGGAAAGATGAATTAATCATCCGTTACCCTCTAGCTTCAGGTACGATGCGCACGATTTATTCTGCCATGATCTACCGTGATTTTAAAGAGTCTGAAAGCCCTGATGCTGGATATGAATGGTTGCAGAAGTTAGACGAGAATACGAAGGAATACGCAGCGAATCCAGAGATTATGTACAACCAGGTAGCGAAAGGTGTAGGCAATCTATCAGTTTGGAATATGCCGGATACCGTTATGCTAGCGGAAGAGAAAGGTTATCCGTTTAGCTATGTGATTCCTGAGAGTGGTACGCCAGTCTTAACGGAAGGAATCGCGATCGTTGAAGGTGCTCCACACCCTGAAGCAGCAAAAGCATTTTACGAGTTTGTTAATTCAGAAGAAGCAGCTAAGTTGTTAGCCGAGAAATATTACAGAATTCCAACGCGTGATGATATTAGTGATCTTCCGAAGTGGATTGAAGAGACAGAGATCAATGCGATGGAAATCGATTGGGAAGTTTTTCAGGAAAAGTCTGATGAGTGGATGGAATACTGGGACAACAACATTAAAAACAGTGAAAAGCAAAAAGAGGAATAG
- a CDS encoding ABC transporter ATP-binding protein: protein MTAVTLSNITKQFGDVTAVKELDITIKEGEFFTFLGPSGCGKTTTLRMIAGFYYPSAGKVKFDDRDMTTVSPEKRNTGMVFQNYALFPHMTVFENVAFGLKVRKVNKAEVKRRVEDVLEKVHLKPFIDRQVSQLSGGQQQRVALARALVIEPDILLLDEPLSNLDARLRDEMRNEILRLQREYGITTIYVTHDQVEALTMSDRIAVFNVGNCQQIGTPTEIYNQPVNDFVAEFIGETNLFEVKRSGEDEGLFCEALNLIVHSSTPREEEFTKKGRLKMSVRPEAISISKTKIEGDNILFGKVDLVQFTGEAVHSFIKVNDGRATLKVTDLNRGPSTYLQEGSDIYVQLPPDQIRIVPVAKE, encoded by the coding sequence ATGACTGCAGTAACCTTATCTAATATTACAAAACAATTTGGTGATGTAACCGCTGTTAAAGAATTGGATATCACCATTAAAGAAGGGGAGTTTTTTACTTTTCTTGGCCCAAGTGGATGCGGAAAAACAACAACCCTTAGGATGATCGCAGGGTTTTATTACCCTTCAGCTGGGAAAGTGAAGTTCGATGATCGAGATATGACGACAGTTTCACCTGAAAAAAGAAATACGGGCATGGTTTTCCAAAACTATGCCCTTTTCCCTCATATGACTGTTTTTGAAAATGTGGCCTTTGGGTTGAAAGTAAGAAAAGTGAATAAAGCTGAGGTGAAAAGAAGAGTAGAAGATGTTTTAGAAAAAGTGCACTTAAAGCCTTTTATCGATCGCCAGGTTAGTCAATTAAGTGGCGGACAGCAACAGCGAGTTGCTTTAGCGAGGGCGCTCGTGATTGAGCCGGATATTTTATTACTTGATGAGCCACTAAGTAATCTAGATGCCAGGTTACGAGATGAAATGAGAAATGAAATTCTTCGTCTGCAGCGTGAGTATGGAATCACCACAATCTACGTGACACATGATCAGGTAGAAGCGCTCACGATGAGTGATCGTATCGCTGTTTTTAATGTAGGGAACTGCCAACAGATTGGGACGCCAACGGAAATCTACAATCAACCAGTAAATGATTTTGTTGCTGAATTTATTGGAGAAACAAACTTGTTTGAAGTGAAGAGAAGTGGTGAAGACGAAGGCCTTTTTTGTGAGGCTTTAAATCTAATCGTTCATTCTAGTACCCCTCGAGAAGAAGAATTCACGAAAAAAGGAAGGTTGAAAATGTCAGTTCGTCCTGAGGCAATCTCCATTTCAAAGACGAAAATTGAGGGAGATAATATTTTATTTGGCAAAGTGGATCTGGTTCAATTCACAGGTGAAGCTGTTCATAGTTTCATAAAAGTAAATGACGGTCGTGCCACATTAAAGGTGACCGATTTGAATCGCGGTCCGAGCACATATTTACAAGAGGGATCTGATATTTATGTTCAACTTCCACCTGACCAGATTCGAATCGTCCCAGTGGCAAAGGAGTGA
- a CDS encoding ABC transporter permease: MLNAEKRKTILLLIPIILVLVGYVIYPTIETFIESFRKNGLFTLQNYVDFFGPKAQANLEALWNSVYISLLSVLLSACIGVPLAFIFTRYNFPGRSFFSGIAIMPIVLPSLVGVMAFMWLYGEAGLIPIALQDLLNLEEVPFSIGGVTGILLVHAYTMYPYFYMTVSSALNNVDPSLEESAANLGSGRLGVFWRVTFPLLTPALVAASLLVFMVSMASFSAPFLLAGGYRVLSLQIYFSKINGDLEMAATQSVILSAVSITFLLFMRWFQNRKDYRMGSKGIGAHRSEVNNPLLKWVMVTLGIVAMIVLLLPHAVLAILSFVPEGAWTWQKYPSSFNLENYRLLFEDPNIWDPVRNSLIMAFFACLGCFVFGIITSYALVKRKFFGKNLLDILVMLPWALPATVVGMNLILAFNSKSIFSFGQVLVGTFWILPLAYFIRFIPLVVRSTNAVLEQMDDSIEEAAQNLGARWLYTFRRVVLPIIMPGVLSGTLLAFVQAVGEFPTSVLLYTLDNRPISIEIMNQLRMFNLGQAAAYGMIQVGLIAIVMIISYKFFGVKSENTL; this comes from the coding sequence ATGTTAAATGCAGAGAAGAGAAAAACAATCCTTTTACTTATTCCGATTATCCTGGTACTCGTTGGATACGTTATCTATCCAACAATTGAAACGTTTATTGAAAGCTTTAGGAAAAACGGGTTATTTACTTTGCAAAATTATGTTGATTTCTTTGGACCTAAAGCACAGGCTAATTTAGAAGCTCTATGGAATTCGGTTTACATATCATTATTATCTGTCTTACTAAGTGCATGTATTGGCGTACCATTAGCTTTTATTTTTACGAGATATAATTTTCCGGGGCGCTCGTTCTTCTCAGGTATTGCGATCATGCCGATTGTGTTACCTTCACTTGTCGGTGTCATGGCATTTATGTGGTTGTACGGAGAAGCTGGGCTCATACCGATAGCCCTTCAAGATTTACTGAATTTAGAGGAAGTTCCATTTAGTATAGGTGGCGTTACAGGAATCCTTCTTGTTCACGCCTATACGATGTATCCCTATTTTTATATGACGGTTTCATCAGCTCTCAATAATGTTGATCCGTCGTTGGAAGAGTCAGCAGCCAATCTAGGATCAGGAAGATTAGGAGTATTCTGGAGAGTCACATTTCCCTTATTAACACCCGCTTTAGTTGCAGCATCCCTACTCGTCTTTATGGTCTCTATGGCATCCTTTAGTGCTCCATTTCTACTTGCTGGAGGCTACCGGGTTCTGAGTTTACAAATTTATTTTTCCAAAATAAATGGTGATTTAGAAATGGCAGCAACTCAATCTGTTATTCTCTCAGCCGTTTCTATTACCTTCCTTTTATTTATGCGCTGGTTTCAGAATCGAAAAGACTATCGAATGGGATCAAAAGGGATAGGTGCTCACCGCAGTGAGGTCAATAATCCATTACTAAAATGGGTTATGGTTACTCTTGGAATTGTAGCAATGATCGTTCTTTTATTGCCACACGCCGTTTTAGCAATTCTATCTTTTGTTCCAGAAGGGGCGTGGACATGGCAGAAGTATCCTTCTTCTTTTAATCTTGAAAATTATCGCTTGTTGTTTGAGGATCCGAATATTTGGGATCCTGTTCGTAATAGTTTAATAATGGCTTTCTTTGCGTGCTTAGGTTGTTTTGTTTTTGGGATTATTACTTCCTATGCACTTGTAAAAAGAAAATTCTTCGGTAAAAATTTACTCGATATTCTTGTTATGCTTCCCTGGGCATTACCAGCTACGGTCGTTGGTATGAATCTCATATTAGCGTTTAACAGTAAGTCTATTTTCTCCTTTGGTCAGGTACTTGTCGGGACGTTCTGGATCTTACCACTTGCCTACTTTATTCGTTTTATACCACTCGTAGTCCGATCTACAAACGCTGTACTAGAACAAATGGATGATTCGATTGAAGAAGCAGCACAGAATCTGGGGGCGAGGTGGTTGTACACATTCAGAAGAGTTGTCTTGCCGATTATTATGCCAGGGGTTCTAAGCGGAACTCTGCTTGCTTTTGTTCAGGCTGTAGGGGAATTCCCAACTTCAGTCCTTTTGTATACGCTAGACAATCGACCGATCTCGATTGAGATAATGAACCAGCTAAGGATGTTTAATCTTGGTCAGGCGGCAGCTTACGGAATGATTCAGGTTGGTCTTATCGCGATCGTGATGATTATTTCTTATAAATTCTTTGGAGTTAAATCAGAAAATACGCTTTAG
- the argH gene encoding argininosuccinate lyase yields MDNRKVDFELEDGACFPGKTYVDELLKPVFKDQRDYLFDAMFMIHRAHTTMLKEQKIIKDVEAKQILDGVNQVAKMERNLLNYMPEYEDLFFLVEAEVAKLIGHDLAGKMHIAKSRNDMGEAMYRIVIRDHMLDLLDILRKLGQSLVAQAEDHVHTIMPAHTHTQPAQPTTFGHYLLAISDNLSRDVDRLWQAYHTVNRSPMGAAAITTTGFPISRERMVELLGFDDIMENSYDAIGTGDYLIETALTLVSVMTNMGRWIQELLRMASNEVGLLKVSDAYVQVSSIMPQKRNPVSLEHSRALASSAVGEGLSVIQMIHNTPYGDIVDTEDDLQPHLYNGFHKANRVTKLLTAVITTMKFNKERALKQAKTNMITITELADVLARDYDVPFRKAHQISSLVSKKANERKKELYELRISEVNKWIGDVQLSEEDWKNICDPSKFIERRSVTGGPNPQVVEHMVQKRKLRWKELGEKVETYSTQIESVKEDLRNL; encoded by the coding sequence GTGGATAATAGAAAGGTAGATTTCGAGTTAGAGGATGGAGCATGTTTTCCAGGAAAAACCTATGTTGATGAGCTTCTGAAACCTGTTTTTAAAGATCAGCGTGATTACTTATTTGACGCGATGTTTATGATTCATCGCGCGCATACGACGATGCTGAAGGAACAAAAAATCATTAAGGATGTTGAAGCAAAGCAGATATTGGACGGTGTGAATCAAGTTGCGAAAATGGAAAGAAATTTACTGAACTATATGCCAGAATATGAAGATCTCTTTTTCCTTGTGGAAGCTGAAGTTGCGAAGTTGATTGGTCACGATTTAGCAGGGAAGATGCATATTGCGAAGAGTCGAAACGATATGGGTGAAGCGATGTATCGCATCGTTATCCGTGATCATATGCTCGACCTTTTAGATATCTTAAGAAAGTTAGGGCAATCGCTTGTCGCACAAGCAGAAGACCATGTTCATACAATCATGCCTGCACACACGCATACACAACCTGCTCAACCGACTACCTTTGGTCATTATCTACTCGCAATTTCGGATAATCTATCAAGAGACGTGGACCGCTTATGGCAAGCCTATCATACAGTTAATCGTTCACCGATGGGGGCGGCTGCCATTACAACGACCGGGTTTCCAATTAGCCGGGAACGAATGGTTGAGCTGTTAGGATTTGATGACATCATGGAGAATTCATATGATGCGATTGGAACAGGAGATTATTTAATTGAAACCGCTCTTACATTAGTTAGTGTAATGACGAATATGGGTAGATGGATTCAAGAGCTTCTTAGAATGGCCTCCAATGAAGTAGGATTACTAAAAGTTTCTGACGCTTATGTGCAGGTAAGTAGCATTATGCCGCAGAAACGGAATCCAGTATCTTTGGAACATTCAAGAGCTCTCGCTAGCAGCGCAGTTGGTGAAGGACTAAGTGTCATTCAGATGATCCACAATACACCATATGGAGATATTGTGGATACTGAGGATGATTTACAGCCACATCTTTATAACGGATTCCATAAAGCCAATCGTGTAACGAAGCTATTAACAGCTGTGATTACGACGATGAAGTTCAACAAGGAACGAGCGCTTAAGCAAGCAAAAACCAACATGATTACAATTACTGAGCTAGCTGACGTACTTGCAAGAGATTATGATGTGCCATTTCGAAAGGCTCATCAGATATCTAGTTTAGTAAGTAAGAAAGCGAACGAGAGAAAGAAAGAGTTGTATGAATTGAGAATTTCTGAAGTAAATAAGTGGATCGGGGACGTACAGCTTTCAGAAGAAGATTGGAAAAACATTTGTGATCCATCAAAGTTTATTGAGCGAAGGAGTGTTACGGGTGGACCAAATCCCCAGGTAGTCGAACACATGGTACAGAAACGGAAATTACGTTGGAAAGAGTTAGGTGAGAAAGTAGAAACTTATTCTACACAGATAGAGTCTGTTAAAGAGGATTTGAGGAATTTATAA
- a CDS encoding glycoside hydrolase family 32 protein — protein sequence MHHDGFRDPFVWKEGDSWYQIVGTGIESVCGAVIIFTSDNLVDWDCKGLLYDDKNQHFPYLGEVWELPILLPIGKGKHIFIISPVGKNADVEVFYWIGTWDKKHYRFIPDQKEPQLIDIGDFHFTGPSAMIDPQTGRLILFTIAQGGAR from the coding sequence TTGCATCATGATGGGTTTCGAGATCCTTTTGTATGGAAAGAAGGAGATAGCTGGTATCAAATTGTTGGGACTGGAATAGAGAGCGTATGTGGAGCCGTTATCATTTTCACTTCTGATAATTTAGTAGATTGGGATTGTAAAGGACTTCTATACGATGATAAGAATCAGCATTTCCCTTACTTAGGTGAAGTGTGGGAACTGCCGATTTTGCTTCCAATCGGGAAAGGAAAGCATATTTTTATCATTAGTCCTGTTGGAAAAAACGCAGATGTAGAAGTCTTCTACTGGATTGGGACATGGGATAAAAAACATTATCGCTTTATACCAGATCAGAAAGAACCGCAGCTCATTGATATAGGAGATTTTCATTTTACTGGACCAAGTGCCATGATTGATCCCCAAACCGGCCGATTGATTTTGTTTACAATCGCACAGGGGGGCGCTCGCTAA
- a CDS encoding GH32 C-terminal domain-containing protein, which produces MDEYAAGWAHNGGLPVHLWLRNDGRLGIKPIKELTKLRKKKLVSLEDKSVEETNAILAHVKGNMLELCVEFQDAVASEYGVKVLKSDSGNVETLLYYDSKEETLNVLKKTNDSKLPSQSQGGKLLLNGERLRLYIYIDCSIVECYANELKSITTRGYPQIEALGLEIWANDRVTVKSMEVWEMNPAF; this is translated from the coding sequence ATGGATGAATACGCAGCAGGCTGGGCACATAATGGTGGTCTCCCTGTTCACTTATGGTTACGAAATGATGGGAGATTAGGTATTAAGCCGATCAAAGAATTAACGAAGCTCCGAAAGAAAAAGTTGGTTTCGTTAGAAGATAAATCAGTCGAAGAAACAAATGCCATCTTAGCTCATGTGAAAGGAAATATGCTAGAACTCTGTGTTGAATTTCAAGATGCTGTTGCGAGTGAATATGGAGTGAAAGTCTTAAAGTCTGATAGCGGGAATGTAGAAACGTTACTTTACTATGACAGCAAAGAAGAGACGTTAAATGTTTTAAAGAAAACTAATGATTCAAAGTTACCGAGCCAATCTCAAGGTGGAAAGCTTCTATTAAATGGAGAGCGGTTAAGGCTTTATATTTATATCGATTGTTCAATCGTAGAGTGTTATGCCAATGAATTAAAAAGCATAACGACTAGAGGATACCCTCAGATTGAAGCATTAGGACTAGAGATATGGGCTAATGATCGGGTAACCGTGAAGTCGATGGAAGTTTGGGAGATGAATCCTGCATTTTAA